The Deinococcus carri genome contains a region encoding:
- a CDS encoding VF530 family protein: MTGSASKDPLHGVTLEQMVVRLADRYGWEGLARRVPVRCFQHDPSVPSSLKFLRRTPWARAKVEALYVALVRDERET, from the coding sequence ATGACCGGTTCCGCCTCCAAAGACCCGCTGCACGGCGTCACCCTGGAACAGATGGTGGTGAGGCTGGCCGACCGTTACGGCTGGGAGGGCCTGGCGCGCCGGGTCCCTGTCCGCTGCTTCCAGCATGATCCCAGCGTGCCCTCCAGCCTCAAGTTCCTGCGCAGGACGCCCTGGGCAAGGGCGAAGGTGGAGGCGCTGTACGTGGCGCTGGTGCGCGACGAGCGGGAGACGTGA
- the hpt gene encoding hypoxanthine phosphoribosyltransferase, translating into MSLAPGNGPVQITPDQLQARISELGQKIRADYAGKDPHLICVLNGAFLFHADLVRALNMPCTIDFLQASSYGDAKQTSGEVKLVKDLQFPISGRHVLLVEDIVDTGITMNYLLHYLQGRGPASLKVAALLSKPSRRRVEVPVEYLGFTIPDAFVYGYGLDRSQFDRNLPFITSQE; encoded by the coding sequence ATGAGCCTCGCCCCCGGCAACGGCCCCGTGCAGATCACGCCCGACCAGCTCCAGGCCCGCATCTCCGAACTCGGCCAGAAAATCCGCGCCGACTACGCGGGCAAGGACCCGCACCTGATCTGCGTGCTTAACGGCGCGTTCCTGTTTCACGCCGATCTCGTGCGTGCCCTGAACATGCCCTGCACCATCGACTTTCTCCAGGCCAGCTCCTACGGCGACGCCAAGCAGACCAGCGGCGAGGTCAAGCTGGTCAAGGACCTGCAATTCCCGATCAGCGGGCGGCACGTCCTGCTGGTCGAGGACATCGTGGACACCGGCATCACCATGAACTACCTGCTGCACTACCTCCAGGGCCGCGGCCCCGCCAGCCTCAAGGTCGCCGCGTTGCTGAGCAAGCCCAGCCGCCGCCGGGTGGAGGTGCCGGTCGAGTACCTGGGCTTCACCATCCCCGACGCCTTCGTCTACGGCTACGGTCTGGACCGCTCCCAGTTCGACCGCAACCTGCCCTTTATCACCAGCCAGGAGTGA
- the trpC gene encoding indole-3-glycerol phosphate synthase TrpC, producing MTGLPVTHFDPVPGVLGRIVRERAGDYAAADPGLGAARPRTGRFRSALSGPDLALIAEVKRASPSEGAIAPLDPAQAARAYQAGGAAAISVLTEPRHFGGNPEALRAVVGAVALPALRKDFVVHPAMLREAADWGASAALLMVSVLGEAVGPYLEAAHHLGLDALVEVHDERELDLALACGAEIIGVNNRDLTTLAIDLAVSPRLIRRAREAGFTGLLVAESGYRTPADLGGVRGLADAVLVGTSLAASGDLTRAARELMTP from the coding sequence ATGACGGGCCTGCCTGTGACCCACTTCGACCCCGTGCCCGGCGTGCTGGGCCGCATCGTGCGCGAGCGTGCCGGGGACTACGCGGCCGCGGACCCCGGCCTGGGGGCGGCGCGGCCGCGCACCGGGCGCTTCCGCTCGGCCCTCTCCGGCCCTGACCTCGCCCTGATCGCGGAGGTCAAGCGCGCCAGCCCCAGCGAGGGGGCCATCGCGCCGCTCGACCCCGCCCAGGCCGCGCGCGCCTACCAGGCGGGCGGGGCGGCGGCCATCAGCGTGTTGACCGAGCCGCGGCACTTCGGCGGCAACCCGGAGGCGCTGCGGGCCGTGGTGGGCGCGGTGGCCCTTCCCGCTCTCCGCAAGGACTTCGTGGTCCACCCGGCCATGCTGCGCGAGGCCGCCGACTGGGGAGCCTCCGCCGCCCTGCTGATGGTCAGCGTGCTGGGGGAGGCGGTGGGGCCATACCTGGAGGCGGCCCACCACCTCGGCCTCGACGCGCTGGTGGAGGTCCACGACGAGCGCGAACTGGATCTGGCGCTGGCCTGCGGGGCCGAGATCATCGGCGTGAACAACCGCGACCTCACCACGCTCGCCATCGACCTGGCCGTCAGCCCGCGCCTGATTCGCCGTGCGCGGGAGGCGGGCTTCACGGGTCTGCTCGTCGCGGAGAGCGGCTACCGGACCCCCGCCGACCTGGGGGGCGTGCGCGGCCTGGCCGACGCCGTGCTGGTGGGGACCAGCCTGGCGGCCAGCGGCGACCTGACCCGCGCCGCGCGCGAGCTGATGACCCCTTGA
- a CDS encoding MBL fold metallo-hydrolase, which translates to MTPPTLTFLGTADSKGVPRFWCACPVCREARAGGVNRRTRSAALVRGGPEVLLLDCGPDLHAQLATLPGPLVPDAVLISHAHNDHLLGLGDLLDYVRYAGGRLRLYAPAAVIPEIQDRFGYSFRRGSPVQPLPEGGLEVAGVRVRAFRVPHGANGHSHAFLLDRPGFAAAYVTDAIDIPEEVVRAWLTDLDLLILGTSFVEESGVPHAGRSVYDVREALALPWARAARRVCLTHLSHDVDVRTLALPAGWTCARDGLTLRL; encoded by the coding sequence TTGACCCCCCCCACCCTCACCTTTCTGGGCACCGCCGACAGCAAGGGCGTGCCCCGGTTCTGGTGCGCCTGCCCCGTCTGCCGGGAGGCCCGCGCCGGGGGCGTGAACCGCCGCACCCGCAGCGCCGCGCTCGTGCGGGGTGGGCCAGAAGTTCTGCTGCTCGACTGCGGCCCCGACCTGCACGCCCAGCTCGCCACCCTGCCCGGCCCGCTGGTGCCCGACGCCGTGCTGATCTCGCACGCGCACAACGACCACCTGCTGGGGCTGGGCGACCTGCTGGACTACGTGCGGTACGCGGGGGGACGGCTGCGGCTCTACGCCCCCGCCGCCGTGATTCCCGAGATTCAGGACCGTTTCGGCTACTCCTTCCGCCGCGGCTCGCCGGTGCAGCCGCTCCCGGAAGGGGGGCTGGAGGTGGCGGGCGTGCGGGTGCGGGCCTTCCGGGTGCCGCACGGGGCCAACGGCCACAGCCACGCCTTCCTGCTGGACCGTCCCGGCTTCGCGGCGGCCTATGTCACGGACGCCATCGACATCCCGGAGGAAGTGGTGCGCGCGTGGCTGACGGACCTCGACCTGCTGATCCTGGGCACGTCCTTCGTGGAAGAGTCCGGCGTGCCCCACGCGGGACGCAGCGTGTACGACGTGCGCGAGGCCCTGGCGCTGCCCTGGGCGCGGGCGGCCCGCCGCGTCTGCCTCACCCACCTCTCGCATGACGTGGATGTGCGGACGCTCGCCCTTCCGGCAGGCTGGACCTGCGCCCGCGACGGCTTGACGCTGCGGCTGTAG
- a CDS encoding TrkA family potassium uptake protein yields the protein MKTKQCLVIGLGRFGTAVATTLYEMGHEVVAIDHNEENVERVMNLVTHAAVADASDERALRSIGVAEFDVVVVAIGTDVQANILATMNAKSLGAPYVVTKAIDEMARRVLERIGADLVIRPEHDMGVRLARQIATPNIVDTLDLGGDYAIVEIEANERLRGTLRDLNLTGRFGVQVIAVNRAGRVEVTPRAEADLRPHDKLVVIGTGHSLDELRRYLGE from the coding sequence ATGAAGACCAAACAATGCCTGGTGATCGGGCTGGGCCGCTTCGGCACCGCCGTCGCCACCACCCTCTACGAGATGGGCCACGAGGTCGTCGCCATCGACCACAACGAGGAGAACGTGGAGCGGGTGATGAACCTGGTCACGCACGCCGCCGTCGCGGATGCCAGCGACGAACGCGCCCTGCGCTCCATCGGGGTGGCCGAGTTCGACGTGGTGGTGGTCGCTATCGGCACCGACGTGCAGGCGAATATCCTCGCCACCATGAACGCCAAGAGCCTGGGCGCGCCCTATGTGGTGACCAAGGCCATCGACGAGATGGCGCGGCGGGTGCTGGAGCGCATCGGGGCCGACCTGGTGATCCGGCCCGAGCACGACATGGGCGTGCGCCTCGCGCGGCAGATTGCCACGCCCAACATCGTGGACACCCTGGACCTGGGCGGCGACTACGCCATCGTCGAGATCGAGGCCAACGAGCGGCTGCGCGGCACCCTGCGCGACCTGAACCTCACCGGACGCTTCGGCGTGCAGGTGATCGCCGTCAACCGCGCCGGCCGGGTGGAAGTGACCCCCCGCGCCGAGGCCGACCTGCGCCCCCACGACAAGCTGGTCGTGATCGGCACCGGCCACAGCCTGGACGAGCTGCGGCGGTATTTGGGCGAGTAA
- a CDS encoding TrkH family potassium uptake protein, which yields MTRPPLPPPSGPPPSAPRVRKPLLARISPPQLIALSFAAAILVGGLLLALPLTHGAGRHVNFLQALFTATSALCVTGLNVLDPSKDFNRLGQIIIMALIQVGGLGIITFGTVFALITRRRVNYSERIRLAQQVSAFSAGDVVPLIRNIFLYTFVIEAAGAAVLAFRFVPLEGWGRGLFYAVFHSVSAFNNSGFALYSDNLIGFVGDPIVSGVIALLIILGGMGFLVQLNVVAHLLSPRRNRLLVHSKLVLTMMGALLLLGTLAYLILEWNNPRTLAPLPFGTKLLASFFQSVTTRTAGFNSLDYGAMGMGTIFITIILMFIGANPGSTGGGIKTSTFYVMMASAWSMVRGHRDATVFERRIDQETVLRAMTVGLLSIGLVNTMFILLLLMNTNSQVLFVQLFFEAVSAFGTVGLSMNTTPLLNPEQQIVIILLMYLGRIGPLTFAVAFNRREAGDLVRYPAEKDILIG from the coding sequence ATGACGCGCCCTCCCCTTCCGCCCCCGTCCGGCCCGCCCCCGTCTGCGCCGCGGGTCCGCAAACCCCTGCTGGCGCGCATCAGCCCCCCGCAACTGATCGCCCTGTCGTTCGCCGCAGCGATTCTGGTGGGCGGGCTGCTGCTGGCGCTGCCGCTGACCCACGGGGCGGGCCGCCACGTCAACTTTCTCCAGGCCCTGTTCACCGCCACCAGCGCCCTGTGCGTGACCGGCCTGAACGTGCTGGACCCCAGCAAGGATTTCAACCGGCTGGGGCAGATCATCATCATGGCGCTGATTCAGGTGGGGGGGCTGGGCATCATCACGTTCGGCACCGTCTTCGCGCTGATCACGCGCCGCCGGGTGAACTACAGCGAGCGCATCCGGCTGGCGCAGCAGGTCAGCGCCTTCAGCGCCGGCGACGTGGTGCCCCTCATCCGCAATATCTTCCTGTATACCTTTGTCATTGAGGCTGCCGGGGCCGCGGTGCTGGCCTTCCGCTTCGTGCCGCTGGAGGGCTGGGGGCGGGGCCTCTTCTACGCCGTGTTCCACTCGGTCAGCGCCTTTAACAACTCGGGCTTCGCGCTCTACAGCGACAACCTGATCGGCTTCGTGGGCGATCCCATCGTGAGCGGCGTCATTGCGCTGCTGATCATTCTGGGCGGCATGGGCTTTCTGGTGCAACTGAACGTGGTGGCGCACCTGCTGAGTCCCCGGCGCAACCGGTTGCTGGTCCACTCCAAGCTGGTGCTGACCATGATGGGCGCGCTGCTGCTGCTGGGCACCCTGGCCTACCTGATCCTGGAGTGGAACAACCCGCGCACGCTGGCCCCGCTGCCCTTCGGGACCAAGCTGCTCGCCAGCTTCTTTCAGAGCGTGACCACCCGCACGGCGGGCTTCAACAGCCTGGACTACGGCGCGATGGGGATGGGCACCATTTTCATCACCATCATCCTGATGTTCATCGGGGCCAATCCCGGCAGCACCGGCGGCGGCATCAAGACCAGCACCTTTTACGTGATGATGGCCTCCGCCTGGAGCATGGTGCGCGGCCACCGCGACGCCACCGTGTTCGAGCGCCGCATCGATCAGGAAACGGTGCTGCGCGCCATGACGGTCGGGCTACTGAGCATTGGCCTGGTGAACACGATGTTCATCCTGCTGCTGCTGATGAACACGAATTCGCAGGTGCTGTTCGTGCAGCTCTTTTTCGAGGCGGTGAGCGCCTTCGGGACCGTGGGCCTGAGCATGAACACCACGCCGCTGCTCAATCCGGAGCAGCAGATCGTCATCATCCTGCTGATGTACCTGGGGCGCATCGGGCCGCTGACCTTCGCCGTCGCCTTCAACCGGCGCGAGGCGGGCGATCTGGTGCGCTATCCGGCCGAAAAGGACATCCTGATCGGGTAG
- a CDS encoding methyltransferase domain-containing protein: MPRPARPNSSPPQRPRKPRGDHRTRQPAHEYVLEVLPGLEAVAEGELGAVPLARDIRGLRFWYPGDPERLTRLRSVVAAYRVRAWDVPRPRGLLGHQQLGELTAFLAEVVRFGGHRSFRLAAAGRESSVMARLADELQAALNLPHDPEEGELLIRLRPQEDGPGWEVLARLTPRPLSARAWRVCNRGGGLNATIAYALHKLAGQRDEDRIFNPMSGSGTLLVERALLGPYDAMVGVDLDPAAVACARANLQAARREVEVAQVDALHTGLPARSFDLIVSDLPWGDAIGTHGGNAELYPAFLSEMHRLLSRQGRLVVLTHELRLFERLLREQDRWHARELFQVYSGGHHPKAYLLGKR; the protein is encoded by the coding sequence ATGCCGCGCCCCGCCCGCCCGAACAGCTCCCCGCCCCAGCGCCCCCGCAAACCCCGCGGCGACCACCGCACCCGCCAGCCCGCCCACGAGTATGTGCTGGAGGTGCTGCCCGGCCTGGAAGCCGTCGCGGAGGGAGAACTGGGGGCCGTGCCGCTGGCGCGCGACATCCGGGGCCTGCGCTTCTGGTATCCGGGCGACCCCGAGCGCCTGACGCGGCTGCGGAGCGTGGTGGCCGCCTACCGCGTGCGCGCCTGGGACGTGCCGCGCCCCCGCGGCCTGCTGGGGCACCAGCAGCTCGGGGAACTCACCGCGTTTCTGGCGGAGGTGGTGCGCTTCGGCGGGCACCGCTCCTTCCGCCTCGCCGCGGCGGGCCGCGAATCGAGCGTGATGGCCCGCCTGGCCGACGAACTCCAGGCCGCCCTGAATCTCCCCCATGACCCCGAGGAGGGCGAACTCCTGATCCGGCTGCGGCCCCAGGAGGACGGCCCCGGCTGGGAGGTGCTGGCCCGCCTGACCCCCCGACCCCTCAGCGCCCGCGCGTGGCGGGTGTGCAACCGGGGCGGCGGCCTGAACGCCACCATCGCCTACGCCCTGCACAAGCTGGCCGGCCAGCGCGACGAGGACCGCATCTTCAATCCCATGAGCGGCAGCGGCACCCTGCTGGTCGAGCGCGCCCTGCTGGGACCCTATGACGCGATGGTCGGCGTGGACCTCGATCCCGCCGCCGTCGCCTGTGCCCGTGCCAACCTCCAGGCCGCCCGCCGTGAGGTGGAGGTCGCTCAGGTGGACGCCCTGCACACAGGGTTGCCCGCCCGCTCCTTCGACCTGATTGTCAGCGACCTGCCCTGGGGCGACGCCATCGGCACCCACGGCGGCAACGCCGAGCTGTACCCCGCCTTCCTGAGCGAGATGCACCGCCTGCTGAGCCGCCAGGGCCGCCTGGTGGTCCTGACCCACGAGCTGAGGCTCTTCGAGCGCCTGCTGCGCGAACAGGACCGCTGGCACGCCCGCGAACTCTTCCAGGTCTATAGCGGCGGCCACCACCCCAAGGCGTACCTGCTGGGCAAACGCTGA
- a CDS encoding WD40 repeat domain-containing protein, producing the protein MPRLLPTAALLALGLTAAAVAVQPAWTLKKTSFLGFTDRGEVVTRAGAAPVLERRDPRTGEVLGTVVFPEAGNDLGLLAFTPDRKTQAWLNRAGDRLTVRTPAGRWEASLPGVRGTQALVFSPDGRTLAAMNAYGYVQLWDVAGGKRRATLRLHSQPRSLTFHPSRPLLAVNEALGAGSVTLWNTDTGHQVLTVPGLSGVLHPFQFAPDGTLLAGVGYSAGFLQLGLDRLGQGDWGVSLRKLPTYTEPCPPRSLAKVCARGVRSASFNADGSRVLLNISRTVQNIPAALLYDSKTGRLLKTIDGTDAWATLTPDGRGLILNNWEGKVQGAPLP; encoded by the coding sequence GTGCCCCGCTTGCTCCCGACCGCTGCCCTGCTCGCCCTGGGCCTGACCGCCGCTGCCGTTGCCGTACAACCCGCCTGGACGCTGAAGAAGACCTCGTTCCTGGGCTTTACGGATCGTGGCGAGGTGGTCACCCGTGCGGGGGCCGCGCCGGTGCTGGAGCGCCGCGACCCCCGCACGGGTGAGGTTCTGGGAACCGTCGTCTTTCCGGAGGCGGGGAATGACCTGGGCCTCCTTGCCTTCACGCCGGACCGGAAGACCCAGGCGTGGCTGAACCGGGCGGGCGACCGGCTGACCGTCCGCACCCCGGCAGGGCGCTGGGAGGCCAGCCTTCCGGGGGTGCGCGGTACCCAAGCGCTGGTCTTCAGCCCTGACGGGCGGACCCTGGCCGCCATGAACGCCTATGGCTATGTCCAACTGTGGGACGTGGCGGGGGGCAAGCGCCGCGCCACCCTGCGGCTGCACTCGCAACCGCGCAGCCTGACTTTCCATCCGTCGCGGCCCCTGCTGGCGGTGAACGAGGCTCTGGGGGCAGGCAGCGTCACCCTCTGGAACACGGACACCGGCCATCAGGTGCTGACCGTGCCGGGCCTGTCGGGCGTCCTGCACCCCTTCCAGTTCGCGCCTGACGGTACCCTGCTGGCGGGTGTGGGCTACAGCGCCGGGTTTCTCCAGCTCGGTCTGGATCGGCTGGGGCAGGGGGACTGGGGCGTGAGCCTGCGGAAGCTCCCCACCTACACCGAACCCTGCCCACCGCGCAGCCTGGCGAAGGTCTGCGCTCGCGGCGTGCGCTCCGCCAGCTTCAACGCCGACGGAAGCCGGGTGCTGCTGAACATTTCCCGCACCGTGCAGAACATCCCGGCAGCCCTGCTGTACGACAGCAAGACCGGTAGGCTTCTGAAGACGATAGACGGCACCGATGCCTGGGCCACCCTCACCCCCGACGGCCGGGGCCTGATCCTGAACAACTGGGAGGGCAAGGTCCAGGGCGCGCCCCTGCCCTGA
- a CDS encoding HAD family phosphatase, with protein MTIRAVFWDIGGVLLTNGWDREQRAGLVARFGLDAEDFAERHKLAVPELERGRMSLAEYLDQTIFHTPRAFTPEEFRAAMEAESQPQAEALALARDLGQRHRMYALNNEGRDLNEYRVRTYGLDGFLLAFFTSCYLGLLKPNPAMYRLALDLAHVRPDEAVMIDDRPQNAEAARSVGMHAVRYENAAQLREELAALGVE; from the coding sequence ATGACCATTCGCGCAGTGTTCTGGGATATCGGCGGCGTGCTGCTCACCAACGGCTGGGACCGCGAGCAGCGGGCGGGGCTGGTGGCGCGCTTCGGGCTGGACGCGGAGGACTTTGCCGAGCGGCACAAGCTGGCGGTGCCGGAACTGGAACGGGGCCGCATGAGCCTCGCGGAGTACCTGGACCAGACCATCTTCCACACGCCGCGCGCCTTTACACCCGAAGAATTCCGGGCGGCGATGGAGGCCGAGAGCCAGCCGCAGGCGGAAGCCCTGGCCCTGGCGCGCGACCTGGGGCAGCGGCACCGGATGTACGCCCTGAACAACGAGGGCCGCGACCTGAACGAGTACCGCGTCCGCACCTACGGGCTGGACGGGTTCCTGCTGGCCTTTTTCACCTCCTGCTACCTGGGCCTGCTCAAGCCCAACCCCGCGATGTACCGCCTGGCGCTGGACCTCGCCCACGTCCGCCCCGACGAGGCCGTGATGATCGACGACCGCCCGCAGAACGCCGAGGCCGCCCGCTCGGTGGGAATGCACGCCGTGCGGTACGAGAACGCCGCGCAGCTCCGGGAGGAACTGGCGGCGCTGGGGGTGGAGTAA
- the polA gene encoding DNA polymerase I codes for MTASSPDTLVLIDGHALAYRSYFALPPLHNSRGEATHAILGFLRHTLRLARQASNQVIVVFDPPVKTFRHEQYDGYKSGRAQTPDDLPAQINRVRDIVDALGWPRLEEPGYEADDVIATLTKMAEGRGFQVRIVTSDRDAYQLLDDHVRVLSSDFSLIGPEDVLAKYGVTVGQWVDYRALTGDASDNIPGAKGIGPKTAAKLLQEYGTLDAALAAAKAGTLEPKGTREKLLASEADVLFSRELSCMVTDLPLKVELGVPRGAGDPERLEALLDELELASLKKDVLGLTKGAPEAEAEAISGPDTFQTPELAEWRTPGPGMTWGYVLSREDDLTADLIAAATFDGKVARVAPVEERPGSTAAAVAVLDAASPEGPLFTDLAPDESSKKLTKKEQQAAEKAARAAQKAAERQAALFPPTVNEAEFVGQRTVTAAGAKALAAHLSVRGTVVEPGEDPLLVAYLLDPANTNMPVVAERYLRTTWPDDAATRAAITDRLLKDLPPQLDDARRKLYEDVEKPLAAVLKRMEVRGVRLDADYLRGLSEATAGRIASLEAEIHRHAGREFSIRSRDQLEAVLYDELGLASGKKTKLTGKRSTAVSALEPLRDEHPIIPALLEYRELEKLRGTYLDPLPNLVNPRTGRLHTTFAQTAVATGRLSSLNPNLQNIPIRSETGREIRKGFIADEGYCLISADYSQIELRLLAAIADDPLMQQAFREGADIHRRTAAQVLGLAEDAISANQRRAAKTVNFGVLYGMSAHRLSNELSIPYGEAAHFIDVYFSTYPGIRRYIDQTLAFGREHGYVETLYGRRRYVPELKSQNRTLREAGERLAYNMPIQGTAADIIKIAMVRLDQELDALGGRLLLQVHDELLIEAPEDRADAIAGLTREVMEGAAQLSVPLAVEVGTGPNWYDTK; via the coding sequence ATGACTGCCTCCTCTCCCGACACGCTGGTGCTGATCGACGGGCACGCGCTGGCGTACCGTTCGTACTTCGCGTTGCCCCCGCTGCACAACAGCCGGGGCGAGGCGACGCACGCGATTCTGGGCTTCCTGCGCCACACGCTGCGGCTGGCCCGGCAGGCGTCCAATCAGGTGATCGTGGTGTTCGACCCGCCGGTCAAGACCTTTCGCCACGAGCAGTACGACGGCTACAAGTCGGGCCGCGCGCAGACGCCCGACGACCTGCCCGCGCAGATCAACCGGGTGCGCGACATCGTGGACGCGCTGGGGTGGCCCCGGCTGGAGGAACCCGGCTACGAGGCCGACGACGTGATCGCCACCCTCACCAAGATGGCCGAGGGGCGCGGCTTTCAGGTCCGCATCGTCACCAGCGACCGCGACGCCTACCAGCTACTCGACGACCACGTGCGCGTCCTGAGCAGCGACTTCTCGCTGATTGGGCCAGAGGACGTGCTCGCCAAATACGGCGTGACGGTGGGGCAGTGGGTGGACTACCGCGCCCTGACCGGCGACGCCAGCGACAACATTCCGGGGGCCAAGGGCATCGGCCCCAAGACGGCGGCCAAGCTGCTTCAGGAGTACGGCACGCTGGACGCGGCGCTGGCGGCAGCGAAGGCGGGGACCCTGGAACCGAAGGGCACCCGCGAGAAGCTGCTGGCCTCCGAGGCCGACGTGCTGTTCAGCCGCGAGCTGTCGTGCATGGTGACCGACCTGCCGCTGAAGGTGGAACTCGGCGTGCCGCGCGGCGCGGGCGACCCCGAGCGGCTGGAGGCGTTGCTGGACGAACTGGAACTCGCCTCCCTCAAAAAGGACGTGCTGGGGCTGACCAAAGGGGCACCGGAGGCAGAGGCGGAGGCCATTTCCGGCCCGGACACCTTCCAGACGCCCGAACTCGCCGAGTGGCGCACCCCCGGCCCCGGCATGACCTGGGGCTACGTGCTCTCGCGCGAGGACGACCTGACCGCCGACCTGATCGCAGCGGCGACCTTCGACGGGAAGGTGGCGCGGGTGGCCCCGGTGGAGGAACGTCCGGGCAGTACGGCGGCGGCCGTGGCCGTGCTGGACGCCGCGTCGCCGGAAGGCCCCCTCTTCACCGACCTCGCGCCGGACGAAAGCTCCAAAAAGCTCACCAAAAAGGAGCAGCAGGCCGCCGAGAAGGCCGCCCGGGCCGCGCAGAAGGCCGCCGAACGCCAGGCCGCCCTCTTTCCCCCTACCGTGAACGAGGCGGAGTTCGTGGGGCAGCGGACGGTGACGGCGGCGGGGGCGAAGGCGCTGGCGGCCCACCTCAGCGTGCGCGGCACGGTGGTGGAGCCGGGAGAAGACCCGCTGCTGGTCGCCTACCTGCTCGACCCCGCGAACACCAACATGCCCGTCGTTGCGGAGCGTTACCTCCGCACCACCTGGCCGGACGACGCGGCGACCCGCGCGGCCATCACCGACCGCCTGCTGAAAGACCTCCCGCCGCAGCTCGACGACGCCCGCCGCAAGCTGTACGAGGACGTGGAAAAGCCGCTCGCCGCCGTGCTGAAGCGCATGGAGGTGCGCGGCGTGCGCCTGGACGCGGACTACCTGCGCGGGCTGTCGGAGGCGACGGCGGGGCGCATCGCCAGTCTGGAGGCCGAGATTCACCGCCACGCGGGCCGCGAGTTCAGCATCCGCAGCCGCGATCAGCTCGAAGCGGTGCTGTACGACGAGCTGGGGCTGGCGAGCGGCAAGAAGACCAAGCTGACCGGCAAGCGCTCCACCGCCGTCAGCGCCCTGGAACCCCTGCGCGACGAGCATCCCATTATCCCCGCGCTGCTGGAGTACCGCGAGCTGGAAAAACTGCGCGGCACCTACCTCGACCCCCTGCCCAATCTGGTGAACCCGCGCACGGGCCGCCTGCACACCACCTTCGCGCAGACGGCGGTGGCGACGGGCCGCCTGAGCAGCCTGAACCCCAACCTCCAGAACATCCCCATCCGCTCGGAGACGGGCCGCGAGATTCGCAAGGGCTTCATCGCGGACGAGGGCTACTGCCTGATCAGCGCCGACTACTCGCAGATCGAGCTGCGGCTGCTGGCGGCCATCGCGGACGATCCGCTGATGCAGCAGGCCTTCCGCGAGGGGGCGGACATTCACCGCCGCACCGCCGCGCAGGTGCTGGGGCTGGCAGAAGACGCCATCAGCGCCAACCAGCGCCGCGCCGCCAAGACGGTCAATTTCGGCGTGCTGTACGGCATGAGCGCCCACCGCCTCAGCAACGAGTTGAGCATCCCCTACGGCGAGGCCGCCCACTTCATCGACGTGTACTTCAGCACCTATCCCGGCATCCGGCGCTACATCGATCAGACCCTCGCCTTCGGGCGCGAACACGGCTACGTCGAGACGCTGTATGGCCGCCGCCGCTACGTGCCCGAACTGAAGTCGCAAAACCGCACCCTGCGCGAGGCGGGCGAGCGCCTGGCCTACAACATGCCGATTCAGGGCACCGCCGCCGACATCATCAAGATCGCGATGGTGCGCCTCGACCAGGAACTCGACGCCCTGGGCGGGCGGCTGCTGCTTCAGGTCCACGACGAACTGCTGATTGAAGCGCCGGAGGACCGGGCTGACGCCATCGCGGGGCTGACCCGCGAGGTGATGGAGGGTGCGGCGCAGCTCAGCGTACCGCTCGCGGTGGAGGTCGGCACCGGGCCGAACTGGTACGACACGAAGTGA